Genomic window (bacterium):
TCTTGCCGATTCCGGGAACACCTTCAATCAAAACAAGCTGGTTCCCTTCCCCGCCGCGCTCGCACTTTTCATAAAGGGAAATAAGCAGCTCAATTTGCTCGGAGCGGCCGACGAATTTGGTTCTTCCCGCGAAGGCCGATCGCTGCCATCTTTCAACAGAGCAGTGATTAATCCCACGGACAACCGCAACCTCAACAGGCTCGGCCTTGTTTTTAACATATATCGGATCGCGGTCTTCGTATATGAATATGTCGCCCAGATATTTTTTCGTACCTGCGGTAATGAGCAATCCGTTGACAGGCGCATTGGCCTCCATCCGCTGGGCGGTGTTCACCGTGTCGCCCATTACGGTAGTGTCCTTGTCTCTGCCCTCTCCTACGGAGCCGTAAACAACTTCGCCGTAATTTACTCCAATACGCAGCCCCAGCTCAATCCCCTTCGGTTTCAGCAGCGAGTTGATTTGTTCGAGCCGGTCAAGCATCGAAAGCCCGGCCCGGATCGCAAGTTCGCTGTCGTTGTCCCCCGCGACCTCGCTGCCGAAAACGGCCATGATGCAGTCGCCGATGTATTTGTCCACTAGGCCGTTGTACCGCTTGATTTCCTGGGTGAAGATTTTGAAGCTGTGGTCGATTATGAGCTTCACCTCTTCCGCGCGCAGCTTTTCCGAAAGCGCGGTGAATCCTTTGATGTCGGCAAAAAGCACAGCGCAATTGCGCACCTCCCCCACGGCGAGCTGCGTTATTTGGTCCTCTGCGACAGACTCCTCACTCTGGCTCGATATCTGCGCGAGGCCCGAAAGCAGCTCGTCAAAGCCCGA
Coding sequences:
- a CDS encoding AAA family ATPase, with amino-acid sequence MDLQSGFDELLSGLAQISSQSEESVAEDQITQLAVGEVRNCAVLFADIKGFTALSEKLRAEEVKLIIDHSFKIFTQEIKRYNGLVDKYIGDCIMAVFGSEVAGDNDSELAIRAGLSMLDRLEQINSLLKPKGIELGLRIGVNYGEVVYGSVGEGRDKDTTVMGDTVNTAQRMEANAPVNGLLITAGTKKYLGDIFIYEDRDPIYVKNKAEPVEVAVVRGINHCSVERWQRSAFAGRTKFVGRSEQIELLISLYEKCERGGEGNQLVLIEGVPGIGKSRLAYEFRQVLKERSRPGLRALKTGNPSYTTRPYYAITGLLRQYWEMDELEKADVTREKLTLGIEELARYSADQAACASTLPIIGNLLGLEYDDPRLKMDAASLETERKIAFKHLFSAIAEREKSLSACPLLIIVDDIQWADDASLSGLLTIASEVESSLPVFLLALSRNDTPVPEDWKEFAGFFSMELHPLSAADCAEIVSSMMPGINMPAR